CGGCCGCTGACCACGCCGGTCGGGATCGTCACTGCGGCGAGCCGGGCTGAGCAGCAGGTGGTGCATAGCGACCTTGGCCATTTCCTCGACGAGGAGATCGGTATGACCTCCATCGTCATCATCGGCAACCGCAGCACCCGGCTGATCGCCGGCCGGATGGTGACGCCGCGGGGTTATTATTGATGATTCTGCTGTTCGGGGGCACCTCCGAGACCGCTGGCCTGGCCGAGTCTCTGGCCGGGCTGGAATTGCCGGTGCTGGTCTCGACGGCGACGGATGCCGAGCTGGATGTGGGCCGGCATCCGTTGATCCGGCGGCGCTGCGGCCGCTTGGACGAAGAAGGGATGAGCGCGTTGCTGGTCCGCGAGGGGCTTCGGCTGATCGTCGATGCCAGCCACCCTTTTGCCGTTGAATTGCAGCGCACTGCTCGTGCGGTGGCGGCCCGCTATCAACTCCCGTATTTCCGCTTTCAACGACCCGCCTGCGCGCTTAGCGCGGACGAGCTGTTCGAAGTGGCCGATCATCAGGAGGCCGCCGAACTGGCCGTCTCTTTCGGCAGCCCGGTGCTGCTGACCACCGGTTCGCGCAACCTGGAGCCCTATGTTCATGCCGCCCGGCGCGAAGGCGTGCCCCTGTTTGTCCGGGTCCTGCCGCACCCGGACGCGGTTGCGGCCTGCGCAGCGGCGGGAATCCCGGAGGCCAACCGGATCTTTGCCCGGGGGCCTTTTTCCGAGGAGCAGAACCGCAAGCTCATCGCGACCCTGCGGATCGGTGTCCTGGTGACCAAGGACAGCGGTGTGGCCGGCGGGGTTGCTGAAAAGATCGCCGCCGCGCGCAAGGAAGACTGTCTGGTCATTATGATCCGCCGCCCTGCAGAGCATGACAGCGGACCGTTTGAGCATGCTGCTGTGACCGACATTCCGACTTTGCTCGACAGCATCAGGGCAATTTTGTAACCTTTTCTTCATAGCCTTTCCGACGGGGTGTCGATCGTCTCGCCCCAATAACTCCCCGGACTTTCCACTTGGCAAAAGAGTGCCACTTGGGCGGCGCTCATGCGCGTCCGGTTGCATCCTCTTCCAAAGCCAACTCCTATATACTGCCTACCGGGTTTAAAAAACAGTTGGACAAGCCGCTGGTTACTGAATAGAATCACCCCAGTTAAGAGATATTAAGAGTTTCTTTGCGGAAGACTTCTTAATTGATTGAAAAATTAAGCTAATTTTGACTCATCATATGAATTTTCTGTAAGCAGAGGGCTTATGAAACCAAACAGGGAATCGTTGACCGACCGGGTGGTGCGGTCTTTGAAAAGTGATATCGCCAGCGGCCGCTATGCGGTCGGGGCCGCGCTCCCTTCCGAACCCTTTCTGGTCAAACAGTTCGGAGTCAGCCGGACCGTGATCCGCGAAGCCCTGGCCGGGTTGAAAGCGGCGGGGCTGATCGATACCAGGCAAGGGGCCGGAGTCTATGTCCTGGAGCCGACTCCCAAAGCCGAGAGCGGCCCCATGTTTAGTCTTGATTACGAGGACTTGGCGGATATCCTGGAATTTCTTGAATTGCGAATGGCCATGGAGATTGAAGCCGCTGGGCTGGCTGCGGACCGTTGCACCGGGGCTCAGCAGATGAAGATCTACCAGGCGCTGCTGCTAATGAAAGGACTGATCGAAGAAGGTCAGTCCGCCGAAGATGCGGACTACGATTTCCACTTTGGGATTGCCGTAGCCACCAATAATCGCCGCTATGTCGATTTCTTTAATTTTATTCCACCGAAAGTGATCACCCGTTCGCGCTTTTGTAAACGCCCGGTCGACCCGGAGCAGCAACTTTGCTACATGCAGGAGCTTTATCTGGAACATCAGCATATTTACCAGGCCCTGGCCAATAAAGATGCGGTGGAGGCCCGGGAGGCGATGCGGACGCATCTGGTGAACAGCAAAGCCAGGTATGAATCATTGCTGATGAAGGCCCCGGACACCGGAGCCTGAACCGCGACCGTCAACAGCAACAGCTTCGACTTGCAGAGGAAAGCATGGACTATTTCCAGCTGGGCAGGACGGACCTGAATGTCTCCGCAATCGGCTTCGGCGCGATCCCGATCATCCGTCTTGAGCACACTGACGCGGTTCGGGTATTGCGCTACGCGCTGGAGCGGCAGATCAACTTTTTCGATACCGCCAATGCCTACCGTGACAGCGAGGAAAAAATCGGCAGCGCTTTTGCCGGCTTGCGTGATCAGGTGATCCTGGCCAGCAAAACTCAACGGCGGGACGGGGTCGGGGTGCAGGAGCATCTGCAGCGCAGCCTGACCATGCTGCAGACCGATTATCTCGACCTTTATCAGTTCCATCAGGTCTCCAGGGAGCAGGACTGGCAGGCCATGACCGCTCCTGGGGGTGCTCTTGAAGAAGCGACCCGGGCCCGGCAGGCGGGCTTGATCCGCTATCTGGGGGTGACGTCGCACAGCCTGCCGATGGCCCTGCGTCTGGTGCGTAGCGGGCTGTTCGATACTATTCAGTTTCCATTCAACCTGATCGAGGAGGATGCCGCCAACGAGCTTTTCCCGTTGGCGAGCGAGCTTGGCCAGGGGATCATCGTCATGAAACCATTCGCCGGCGGGGTGCTTGATGATGCCGCCGTGGCCTTCAAATACCTGCGTCAGTTCCCTCATTTGCTACCGATACCCGGTTTTGAATCGATTGCCCAGATCGACCAGGTTCTTGCCTGTTATGACTCCCCCAATCAGGTCGGTCCGGAGGACCTGGCGGTCATGGAGCGCTATCGGCGGGAACTGGGGCAGAACTTCTGCCGGCGCTGCGAATATTGTCAGCCCTGCCCGCAAGGCGTCAAGATCACCCCGGCCATGGCCTATCGGATCGTCACCAACCGGATGACGGCAGCCATCGCTCCGCAATTCAGTCGAGCCGCCATGGAAACCGTGCCGCTCTGTAACAGCTGTGGCAGCTGTGTGGAACGTTGCCCGTACGATCTGCCCATCCCGGCCACGCTGAAGGAGCATTATCAGCTGTTCCAGCAGCATTTGAGCGCCTTGCAGGAGGGCTGAACCTGGCAGTCTCCCTGCGGCAGCGGAGTGCTCGTTGACATCCTTTCATGGGCCTGTATCATTTATTAACTGTTTTTGAGCGCCGCAGCATGGTTGGGAGCCATCCCCTGCTGCCTGTTGACAAGGATGACCATGGACGACCCGTCGATTCGCCTTGAGAAGATCATCACCAAACTGCGGACCCATGATTTTCGGGTGACGCCGCAGCGCCTCGCGGTGCTCAAAGCCTTTCTCAGCAACGCCGATCACCCCAGCGTCGAAGATGTTTTCGAACAGGTGCGGGCGGACTATCCCACCACCAGTCTGGCGACGGTTTATAAAACCGTCAATCTGCTCAAAGAACTCGGGGAGATTCTGGAAATCCGCCTGGCTGCGGAGCGCAACCGCTATGACGGCCGTAAACCCTATCCTCATCCCCATTTGATCTGTACCGAATGCCAGGCAATTGTCGACCCGGAACTGAGTGCTCTGCAGCAATTGACCGCAGAGCTGGGGCAGGTCACCGGCTTTCTGATCCAGTCCCACCAACTGGAATTTTTCGGCATCTGCCCCGCCTGCCAGAGTCAACAAAAATTGAAATAGATAGTCCTTTTAAGGAATAATTCCTAACTGATATTGACAATGTAATAGCCTGTGGTATCCCTTTATTCATCTTCTTTTCTCTTGCAACCAAAGGAATCGCCGCAGCCAGGGTACGGCTTCCTTTTTAACCCGAAATACAGGAGGAGTTTTATGAGTGAAGCAGGCAAGTGCCCGGTGACGGGGCACAGCAGTCGCCAGGTGGCCGGTGGCGGCACGTCCAACCGGGACTGGTGGCCGCAGCAGCTGAACCTGGATATTCTTCACCAGCATTCCAATCTTTCCAATCCCATGGATGAGAGTTTCAACTACGCCGAGGAATTCAAAAGTCTTGACCTTAAAGCCGTCAAGCAGGACCTTTATGCGTTGATGACCGACTCGCAGGAGTGGTGGCCGGCGGACTACGGTCACTACGGCGGACTGATGATCCGGATGGCTTGGCACAGCGCCGGGACCTATCGGATGGGCGACGGCCGGGGCGGCGCCGGCACCGGCAATCAACGTTTTGCACCCCTCAACAGCTGGCCGGACAATGTCAATCTTGACAAGGCGCGGCGCCTGTTGTGGCCGATCAAACAAAAATACGGCCGGAAAATCTCCTGGGCCGATCTGATGATTCTGGCCGGCAACTGCGCCCTGGAATCCATGGGCTTCAAAACCTTCGGCTTCGCCGGCGGGCGGGAAGATATCTGGGAGCCGGAAGAGGACATCTACTGGGGCGCCGAAGAGAAGTGGCTGGCGACCAGCGATCAGCCGAAGAGTCGCTACTCCGGTGAACGCGACCTGGAAAATCCCCTCGCCGCCGTGCAGATGGGGCTGATCTATGTCAACCCGGAAGGTCCGGATGGGAACCCGGATCCGGTGGCATCAGGGATCGATGTGCGGGAAACCTTTGCACGGATGGCCATGAACGATGAGGAGACCGTGGCTCTGGTGGCCGGCGGGCATACCTTCGGCAAATGCCATGGCGCCGGCGATGCCGCCCTGATCGGTCCGGAACCGGAGGCGGCAGGGCTGGAGGAGCAGGGGCTCGGCTGGCGAAGCCGTTTCGGCAGCGGCAAAGGCGGGGATACCATCGGTAGTGGCATCGAGGGGGCCTGGAAGCCAAACCCGACCACCTGGGACATGGGTTATCTGAAAGTACTGTTCAAATACGAATGGGAAAAGGTCAAGAGCCCGGCCGGCGCGTGGCAGTGGCTGGCCAAGGACGTGGCGCCCGAGGATATGGTGGTCGATGCCCACGATCCTGCCAAAAAACACCGGCCGATGATGACCACCGCGGATCTTTCCCTGCGTTACGATCCCATCTACGAGCCCATTGCCCGCCGCTACCTGGCCAATCCGGCCGAGTTTGCTGATGCCTTTGCGCGGGCCTGGTTCAAACTGACTCATCGTGATATGGGGCCGCGCGCCCGCTACCTGGGGGCGGAAGTGCCGGCGGAAGAGCTGCTCTGGCAGGACCCGGTGCCGGCCGTGACTCATCCGCTGATCGACGAAGCCGATTGCACGGCCCTCAAAGACAAGATCCTGGCTGCCGGGCTGTCCATCTCCCAACTGGTGACCACGGCCTGGGCCGCGGCATCGACCTTCCGCGGTTCCGACATGCGTGGCGGCGCCAATGGGGCGCGGCTGCGCCTGGCGCCGCAGAAAGACTGGCCGGTCAACCAGCCGGAGCAGCTGGCCGCGGTCCTGCAGGCCCTGGAAGGGATTCAGCAGGAGTTCAACAATGCCCAGGCGGATGGGAAAAAGGTTTCCCTGGCCGATCTGATTGTGCTCGGCGGCTGTGCCGCGGTTGAGCGGGCCGCCCAGCAGGCCGGTTTTAAGGTCGCTGTTCCCTTCAGCCCCGGGCGCAGCGATGCCAGCCAGGAACAGACCGATGTGCAGGCCTTTGCCGTGCTCGAACCGAAAGCGGACGGTTTCCGCAATTACCAGCAGGCCCGGTTCAGTGTTTCGGCCGAGGAGTTATTGATCGACCGCGCCCAGCTGTTGACCCTGACTGCTCCGGAGATGACCGTTCTGGTCGGCGGTCTGCGGGTCTTGGGGGCCAACTTCGGGCAATCGCCCCATGGAGTCTTTACCAGCCGGCCGGAAACCCTGAGTAACGATTTTTTTGTTAACCTGCTCGATATGGGCACCAGCTGGCGGCCTATCTCGGCAGAGGCCGAGCTGTTCGAAGGACGGGAACGGGGGAGCGACCGGGTCAAATGGACCGGGACCCGGATCGATCTGCTGTTCGGTTCCAATTCGCGTTTGCGGGCCATCGCCGAAGTCTATGCCTGCGCGGATGGCCAGGAAAAATTCCTCCACGATTTTGTTGCCGCCTGGAACAAGGTGATGAACCTCGATCGTTTCGATCTGATCTGAGCTTTGTCGGCAAAGATGAGGGGCCGCCCCGTTGCTCTGGTGCAGCGGGGCGGCTGTGCTCAGGGCAAGGTTCGCAAGAGAGCTTTTCCCGATTAAAACTTCAGGTCAGGCAGTGCTGCGTGCGCTTGATCTTCTGGCGTATCAACCAGCAATCTTTGATTGCGCTGCTGTTTTTAGAAATCTGGGATTACAGTTCTTCGCTGAGGTCTGTAATCCCAGATTTCTTGCATATTAGGTTGTAAATATTTGTTTTTCTGCTGAACGGTCTGGCCGGTCTGTCGGTTAGAAAGTCGGTTGAATTCAATACTTCTTTTAAATCAATTCATCTTTCTGGCCGCGAAAATGTCTGCCTACCAGCTGTCGGATCTTCCGCAGGTCGGTGCAGACAAGCAGGTTCGGGAGGCTGGGAATTTGTTGTGCCGCCTGTCCTCCGGCGACCAGTTTGATATCGGTAGGAAGCTCCTTTCTCAGGTTGCCAAGGTCCTGTTTCGCTTGGCGTTTTGAATAATGGGAACTGAAGGACAGGGCGACACCGGCGACGCCCAACTCTTGGGCCAACGGCGGAATTTCGGAAAGAGGCAAGCTCTCATTTATCCAGATACAGTTGACCCCTGCAGCATGAAACAACGCTGCCGCCAGCAGCAGACCCAGTTTGTGGCGCTCACCGTTCATGGTCAAAAACAGAATCTGTGGCTTGTCTGCTGACAGCGTTGCAAATTCGGGCTTGATTACGTCTTCCAGGTGGTCGGAAATCAAGTGTTCACGGGCGATACTGAGTTGTCCCTTCGCCCAGTTGCGGTCGAGAAGTTGCAGCAGGGGAACTGCAAATTTCAGAATAAATAGCTCCAGGCCAAGCTTTTCCCTCTGCTTGGCCATCTCTTGGGCTATCTGGGAGGGGGGAAACTCTTCGATCAGCTGTTGCAGCCGTTGATTGTCCGGTCTGTCCCGTCCCACCAATGTCTCGAGCAACTGACGACGTTCCTGTCCGCTCAAGGAGAAAATTTTCCCAGGTCTTTGCCCATAACTTTGCAGACTCTTGACAATTCGCAGTTCGTCCACCTGCTTTTGAGAATAACTACGGTGGCCACGGCTGTCGCGATCAGGCACCGGGAAGCCGTAGCGCCGTTCCCAGATTCGTAAGGTATCGATACCTATACCAGTTTCTTGGCTGAGTTGCTGAATCGTCATATTTTGTCCTAGACAATATTGTATTTATTTGTATTTTAAATATAAAATATAAAAAATCAAGCATTGTCTGAGGGGTGGTTCCGGTCAAATTGAAAAACTTTTGTCGCGAATTGTTGCTGTGGCTTTGTGCTGATGGGAATTACGCTCTGGGATGAGGAAGGCAAAACGCTATGTTCGGATATTATCTAAAACTCTATCTGCTGACCGTCCCGCTTTTTTTTGCCGTCGATCTGCTTTGGCTCGGGGTGGTAGCAAAAAACTTCTACCAGAATAATCTGTCCCATCTTCTTAGTCCGGCGGTTAACTGGCCGGCGGCGCTGGTCTTCTATTGTGTTTACATTGCCGGGATCATTCTCTTTGCCGTCAAGCCGGGATTGGACACGGCCTCTTTGGCAAAGGCTGCTTTATGGGGGGCCTTGTTCGGATTTTTTACCTACGCTACTTACGATCTGACCAATTTGGCCACCTTGCGCGATTGGCCACTCAAGGTGGTTGTGATCGATATCGCCTGGGGAACGCTCCTCTGTGCTCTGGTCGCCTCCGGCGGGTATCTGATCGGTCGCTGGCTCAGTTAAGAATCGTCCTGTGGTCCGCCTGATCTCAGGGTGGGTTGGTCGAACCATTGATGATGGCTGGAGTTTGATAAATGATTGGGTGATTGCCGGAACCGGTTCACCATTGACTTTCATCTTCAACTGTAAAGGTATGTGCCACGATGAGCCTGTTTCTGTTTTGCGGAATTATTCTTTTCATCTTTATGACCGCAGTCTTTTTGATCGCTATGGGACAGAAGGACAATAGCATCGTCGATATCGCTTATGGCTTGGGTTTTGTTCTTGTCGGCTGGAGTGGCTATATCCTGTATGGCAATGACCACCCAAGGCAGTTGCTGCTGCTCGGACTGGTCAGTCTCTGGGGCCTTCGCTTAACAGCTCATGTTGCCCTGCGCAAACAGACTGAACAGGGGGAGGATTTTCGTTACCGGCAATGGCGCGAGAGCTGGGGCGATAGTTTTGTCTGGCGGAGTTTCTTGCAGATTTTTATGTTGCAGGGGGCGGTTATTTACCTGGTGGCACTGCCATTGTTATTGAGCTTTGCCCAGCCAGGAGATGCGCTTGGTTGGCTAGACCTTTTCGGGGGCATGGTCTGGTTGTTCGGGTTCCTCTTCGAAGCGGTTGGCGATTGGCAATTGTTGCGGTTTAAGAACAATCCGGCCAATCACGGGAAAATTATCCAGCAGGGGCTATGGCGCCTGACCCGGCACCCCAATTATTTTGGAGAAGCGGTCCTTTGGTGGGGCGTCTTCCTGGTTGCTTTTGGTTCTCCCCTCGGCTGGTTTGCTCTGATTAGTCCATTGTTGATCGATTTTTTGCTTCTGAAAGTTTCCGGAATCCCGATGCTCGAAGCCAAGTATCAGGGCAATCCCGAGTTCGAGGCCTATAAAAAAAGGACGAATGCACTTTTTCCGGGTATCCCTAGGGCGAAAGAGGAGAAGCCATGAGTGACGGAGATTCGCGGAAGCTTCGGGTTGCTGTGGTTGGCGGCGGTGTTGCCGGCATTGTCAGTGCCTATCTGCTGCAGCACAAATATCAGGTCTCGCTGTTCGAGCAGAATCATTATCTTGGTGGGCACACGAATACCATCGAGATCAAGGATGGACCGGATGCCGGGTTGGCGATAGATACCGGGTTCATCGTGCTCAACGATGCTACCTATCCACTGTTTCAGAAATTTCTTGCACAGCTTGGGGTTGCTACTCGCAACAGCGAGATGTCATTCGGTTTTCAGTGTCTGCAGAGTGGGTTTGTTTATGCAGGTAACAATCTGAATGGTCTGTTCGCTCAGCGAAGCAACTTGCTCAGCCTGAAGTTTTATCGGTTTTTATTGGAGATTGCCCGTTTCAACAAACAGGCTCGCCAGGATCTTGCCGCAGAGGCTGTGCCGCATGAGACGCTCGGTGAATATTTGCAGCGAGGGAATTTTTCCAAGTTTATGAGCACTCACTATCTGCTGCCGATGGCGGCAGCGATCTGGTCGACGCCGACCCTGCGGGCCGCCGAATTCCCTGCTGAATCGTTCCTGCGTTTTTTTGATAATCATGGACTGCTCTCTTTTTATAACCGACCACAATGGAAGACGGTGGTTGGCGGGAGCTATTCCTATATCAAGGCTTTCAGCAAAACATTCACTGGCGACATTCTTTTGAATGCCGGAGTTGAGAATGTTTTCCGGACAGAGACCGGCGTTCGACTCCAGCTTAGTGACGGGCGTTCCGAATGGTTTGATCGTCTGGTGATCGCGACCCATGCCGATCAGGCCCTCCGTCTTTTGGGTGATCCGAGTTTGGATGAGCAACGCTTGCTCGCGCCCTGGCAGTACCAACTGAATCGTACTGTGCTGCATACGGATGCTTCGTTGCTTCCGCCGCAACGGGCAGCCTGGTCGGCCTGGAATTTTACCCGCGAAGCGGCTCAAGGGACGGAAGATCACCCTGTTTTTGTTAGCTACTACATGAATCGGTTGCAGGGACTAAAGGCGCAGCGGGACTACTGTGTCACTCTCAACCGGAGCGAGAGTTTTCATCCGGAGACGGTGATAGCCGAGTTTGCTTATCAGCATCCGCAATACAGTTTTTCCTCGTTGTCCACCCAGGCAGGGCTGCCGAGTCTCAACGGAGTTCTCAACACTTGGTTTTGCGGCAGTTATTTCGGTTACGGCTTTCATGAGGATGCGGTCCGCTCAGCGGTGGCGGTCGGCAAGGCTCTTGGAGTTGACTTATGACATCGTTGATTTATCAGGGAGAGGTCAGTCATTCACGGCTTCAACCGGTTCAGCACAGTTTTCGTTACCCGGTCTATTTCTACGCCTTCGACCTGGATGACCTGCCCGAGCTCGCCAGGGAAAATCCGCTGTTTGGTTATAATCAGCTACGGCCGGTGGCGATCCATGACAAAGATTACCTCCTGGTCGGGGATCAACCGATCCGTGAAAAGCTGCAGCAGTTGCTCAGCGAAGAGGGGTTTAAGGATGTTCTTGGCCGGGTCATGCTGGTCACGGCAGCGCGTTATTTCAACTATGTCTTTAATCCGATCAGTTTTTTCTACTGTTACCGACAGTCAGGAGAACTACTCTGCGTTCTGGCGCAGGTCAACAACACCTTCGGTGAGATGCACCTTTACCTGCTCGCCGATCCAGGGGCTGATCGTATTGACGGTCGGCTCGTGTATAACAGCGACAAACAGTTTCATGTTTCGCCCTTCTTCAGTCGTGATGGCCGCTACCAGTTTCAAATCACCGAACCAGAGCAGCAGCTTGATAACCGGATCCATTTACATCAAGCAGAACAGCTGATATTTATTGCCCGGATCCAGGGGCGGGCTGAGCCTTTAACCAGCGGAGCCCTGCTGCGCACGATCGTTCGTCATCCTTTCTCAGCTGCCCTGACCATGCCACGTATTCTTTGGCAGGCGGCGAAACTCTATTGGCAAAGGAGGCTTCCAGTGCATACTAAACCAATCCCAGATCATTCCATGACCATCCGTTTATTACCGCCGACTCTGCTTGAGCGGATCGGGCGGTTTTTTGCCCAGAGGCATCTCTCTAAACTCAAACAGGGGCAGCTTGCCCTTCACCTGCCTGACGGTCGTCAGCTTAGTTTTGGAACTGCTGACGTAAAGCCGCAGCAGCTGCAGGTGCGGACTAATCGATTTTTCAGGCGCGTGATGTTTGCCGGTGAGATCGGCTTCGGGGAAGCCTATATGGATGGCGACTGGAGCAGCGCTGATCTGCCGGGGTTGTTGACCATGCTGGCAGCCAACGCCGACCTGGTGGATGACCGGGGCATGGTGAGCGCTTGGTTCGGTCGCTGGGTGAATTATCTGCGCCACCAATTACGCGCCAACACCCTCGCGGGCAGTTCGAGAAATATCCGTGAACACTATGATCTGAGCAATGATTTCTTTGCCAGCTTTCTCGACCCGAGCATGACCTATTCGGCAGCCTTGTTCCGTCATGCGGGGGAGTCCCTCGAACAAGCACAGCGTAACAAACTCCAGACAATGATTGAACTGGCTGACATCGGCAGGGATGATCATGTCCTGGAAATTGGCTGCGGGTGGGGGAGTTTTGCCATCGAGGCGGTGCGCCAAACCGGTTGCCGGGTGACCGGTATCACCCTTTCCCACGAGCAGCTCAAATTGGCCCGGGAGCGGGTTCGGCAGGCCGGGCTGGAAGAGCGGATCAGCCTGCAGCTGTGCGATTATCGGCAGCTCACCGGGCAGTGGGATAAGATTGTCTCCATCGAAATGTTGGAAGCCGTGGGCCATGGTGGGTTGAAGGCCTTTTTCTCTGGCTGCGGGCAGGCGCTGCGCCCCGGCGGCAAGGCGGTGATTCAGGTGATTACCCTTCCGGACCACAAGTATGCGGCCTACCGTTACAGTTCCGACTGGATTCGCAAACATATCTTTCCCGGTGGTCACTTGCCGTCTATCGGTGCCCTGGCGCAAGCGATCGCCACCGGTTCGCCATTGAGAATCGACAGCCTGGAAAATAGTGCAGCCGACTATGCCCTGACCCTCGATCATTGGCGGACCAGGTTCCTGGCAGAAAAACCGCAGCTGCGCGTACTTGGTTACGACGATACATTTTTGCGCAAGTGGGAATACTACTTAGCTTACTGTCAGGCGGGATTCAGCGCACGAATCATCGATCTGACCCGACTGGTGCTGGCAAAGCCGCTCTCCGGCTGAGGAGAGGACAGCGATGTTCGCTAAAATGATCAATCTGACCCTCTATCAGCTCGGCTGGTTGAGCTGTGTCCTCGGGGCCGGGCAAGGCTTCCCGCGCAGTGGTGCACTGGTGGCGCTGGTGCTGGTCGGTGTTCACCTGCTGTTGGCAACAGAACGTGTGGCCGAATTGCGGCTGATGGTTGCCGCCGGGCTGCTCGGCGCCCTGGTTGACGGTGCCCAACAGGCTCTGGGGGTGGTGACCTTTAAAGTCGAGCCGGGCTGGCCGCTGTGGTTGCCGGCGTGGATTCTGGTTGTGTGGATCCAGTTTGCGACCCTGTT
This genomic window from Pelobacter seleniigenes DSM 18267 contains:
- the cobK gene encoding precorrin-6A reductase, encoding MILLFGGTSETAGLAESLAGLELPVLVSTATDAELDVGRHPLIRRRCGRLDEEGMSALLVREGLRLIVDASHPFAVELQRTARAVAARYQLPYFRFQRPACALSADELFEVADHQEAAELAVSFGSPVLLTTGSRNLEPYVHAARREGVPLFVRVLPHPDAVAACAAAGIPEANRIFARGPFSEEQNRKLIATLRIGVLVTKDSGVAGGVAEKIAAARKEDCLVIMIRRPAEHDSGPFEHAAVTDIPTLLDSIRAIL
- a CDS encoding FadR/GntR family transcriptional regulator translates to MKPNRESLTDRVVRSLKSDIASGRYAVGAALPSEPFLVKQFGVSRTVIREALAGLKAAGLIDTRQGAGVYVLEPTPKAESGPMFSLDYEDLADILEFLELRMAMEIEAAGLAADRCTGAQQMKIYQALLLMKGLIEEGQSAEDADYDFHFGIAVATNNRRYVDFFNFIPPKVITRSRFCKRPVDPEQQLCYMQELYLEHQHIYQALANKDAVEAREAMRTHLVNSKARYESLLMKAPDTGA
- a CDS encoding aldo/keto reductase yields the protein MDYFQLGRTDLNVSAIGFGAIPIIRLEHTDAVRVLRYALERQINFFDTANAYRDSEEKIGSAFAGLRDQVILASKTQRRDGVGVQEHLQRSLTMLQTDYLDLYQFHQVSREQDWQAMTAPGGALEEATRARQAGLIRYLGVTSHSLPMALRLVRSGLFDTIQFPFNLIEEDAANELFPLASELGQGIIVMKPFAGGVLDDAAVAFKYLRQFPHLLPIPGFESIAQIDQVLACYDSPNQVGPEDLAVMERYRRELGQNFCRRCEYCQPCPQGVKITPAMAYRIVTNRMTAAIAPQFSRAAMETVPLCNSCGSCVERCPYDLPIPATLKEHYQLFQQHLSALQEG
- a CDS encoding Fur family transcriptional regulator, whose amino-acid sequence is MDDPSIRLEKIITKLRTHDFRVTPQRLAVLKAFLSNADHPSVEDVFEQVRADYPTTSLATVYKTVNLLKELGEILEIRLAAERNRYDGRKPYPHPHLICTECQAIVDPELSALQQLTAELGQVTGFLIQSHQLEFFGICPACQSQQKLK
- the katG gene encoding catalase/peroxidase HPI; amino-acid sequence: MSEAGKCPVTGHSSRQVAGGGTSNRDWWPQQLNLDILHQHSNLSNPMDESFNYAEEFKSLDLKAVKQDLYALMTDSQEWWPADYGHYGGLMIRMAWHSAGTYRMGDGRGGAGTGNQRFAPLNSWPDNVNLDKARRLLWPIKQKYGRKISWADLMILAGNCALESMGFKTFGFAGGREDIWEPEEDIYWGAEEKWLATSDQPKSRYSGERDLENPLAAVQMGLIYVNPEGPDGNPDPVASGIDVRETFARMAMNDEETVALVAGGHTFGKCHGAGDAALIGPEPEAAGLEEQGLGWRSRFGSGKGGDTIGSGIEGAWKPNPTTWDMGYLKVLFKYEWEKVKSPAGAWQWLAKDVAPEDMVVDAHDPAKKHRPMMTTADLSLRYDPIYEPIARRYLANPAEFADAFARAWFKLTHRDMGPRARYLGAEVPAEELLWQDPVPAVTHPLIDEADCTALKDKILAAGLSISQLVTTAWAAASTFRGSDMRGGANGARLRLAPQKDWPVNQPEQLAAVLQALEGIQQEFNNAQADGKKVSLADLIVLGGCAAVERAAQQAGFKVAVPFSPGRSDASQEQTDVQAFAVLEPKADGFRNYQQARFSVSAEELLIDRAQLLTLTAPEMTVLVGGLRVLGANFGQSPHGVFTSRPETLSNDFFVNLLDMGTSWRPISAEAELFEGRERGSDRVKWTGTRIDLLFGSNSRLRAIAEVYACADGQEKFLHDFVAAWNKVMNLDRFDLI
- a CDS encoding MerR family transcriptional regulator — translated: MTIQQLSQETGIGIDTLRIWERRYGFPVPDRDSRGHRSYSQKQVDELRIVKSLQSYGQRPGKIFSLSGQERRQLLETLVGRDRPDNQRLQQLIEEFPPSQIAQEMAKQREKLGLELFILKFAVPLLQLLDRNWAKGQLSIAREHLISDHLEDVIKPEFATLSADKPQILFLTMNGERHKLGLLLAAALFHAAGVNCIWINESLPLSEIPPLAQELGVAGVALSFSSHYSKRQAKQDLGNLRKELPTDIKLVAGGQAAQQIPSLPNLLVCTDLRKIRQLVGRHFRGQKDELI
- a CDS encoding DUF2177 family protein, which gives rise to MFGYYLKLYLLTVPLFFAVDLLWLGVVAKNFYQNNLSHLLSPAVNWPAALVFYCVYIAGIILFAVKPGLDTASLAKAALWGALFGFFTYATYDLTNLATLRDWPLKVVVIDIAWGTLLCALVASGGYLIGRWLS
- a CDS encoding DUF1295 domain-containing protein, yielding MSLFLFCGIILFIFMTAVFLIAMGQKDNSIVDIAYGLGFVLVGWSGYILYGNDHPRQLLLLGLVSLWGLRLTAHVALRKQTEQGEDFRYRQWRESWGDSFVWRSFLQIFMLQGAVIYLVALPLLLSFAQPGDALGWLDLFGGMVWLFGFLFEAVGDWQLLRFKNNPANHGKIIQQGLWRLTRHPNYFGEAVLWWGVFLVAFGSPLGWFALISPLLIDFLLLKVSGIPMLEAKYQGNPEFEAYKKRTNALFPGIPRAKEEKP
- a CDS encoding NAD(P)/FAD-dependent oxidoreductase, which produces MSDGDSRKLRVAVVGGGVAGIVSAYLLQHKYQVSLFEQNHYLGGHTNTIEIKDGPDAGLAIDTGFIVLNDATYPLFQKFLAQLGVATRNSEMSFGFQCLQSGFVYAGNNLNGLFAQRSNLLSLKFYRFLLEIARFNKQARQDLAAEAVPHETLGEYLQRGNFSKFMSTHYLLPMAAAIWSTPTLRAAEFPAESFLRFFDNHGLLSFYNRPQWKTVVGGSYSYIKAFSKTFTGDILLNAGVENVFRTETGVRLQLSDGRSEWFDRLVIATHADQALRLLGDPSLDEQRLLAPWQYQLNRTVLHTDASLLPPQRAAWSAWNFTREAAQGTEDHPVFVSYYMNRLQGLKAQRDYCVTLNRSESFHPETVIAEFAYQHPQYSFSSLSTQAGLPSLNGVLNTWFCGSYFGYGFHEDAVRSAVAVGKALGVDL